The Methanobacterium sp. BAmetb5 genome includes a region encoding these proteins:
- a CDS encoding DUF2116 family Zn-ribbon domain-containing protein, whose amino-acid sequence MIEQHKHCPLCGKPIPLNERFCSPSCEELALANQKRVKKTRRMLYVLFAVFILVWLFFMLRGQLGF is encoded by the coding sequence ATGATTGAACAACACAAACACTGTCCCCTATGTGGGAAACCCATACCATTGAATGAAAGGTTCTGTTCACCTAGCTGCGAAGAACTCGCCCTGGCCAATCAGAAAAGAGTTAAGAAAACCAGGAGAATGCTTTATGTATTATTCGCAGTTTTCATACTGGTCTGGTTGTTTTTCATGTTAAGGGGCCAGTTGGGATTTTAA
- the pyrH gene encoding UMP kinase — protein sequence MRIVITVGGSIIIKDHDYKKFQGYSRVLKSMAEEHQIMVVVGGGRTARDYIKMARDLGASEALCDDIGIEVTRLNARILITALGDDAYPKVPHNFAEALEFSTTGRIVVMGGTEPAHSTDAVGSILAEFVGADLLLNATSVDGLYDKDPHKHPDAQMFPEITPREMLEMLADKEMKAGTYEFLDKTAIQIIGRSRIKTVIFNGENPENLKKALNDNIGTLIVPNTA from the coding sequence ATGCGTATAGTGATCACAGTAGGTGGATCCATAATAATAAAGGACCACGATTATAAAAAATTTCAGGGTTATTCACGAGTTTTGAAGAGTATGGCCGAAGAACACCAGATCATGGTGGTAGTTGGAGGAGGCAGAACTGCCCGGGACTACATTAAAATGGCCAGGGATTTAGGTGCCTCGGAAGCCCTCTGCGATGATATCGGGATCGAGGTAACCCGACTCAACGCACGAATCCTTATAACCGCCCTGGGGGATGATGCTTACCCTAAAGTGCCTCATAATTTTGCTGAAGCCCTTGAATTCTCCACCACTGGCAGGATCGTGGTCATGGGTGGCACTGAACCCGCCCACAGTACCGATGCAGTGGGTAGCATCCTGGCCGAGTTTGTGGGTGCCGATCTACTCCTTAATGCCACTTCAGTTGATGGACTGTATGATAAAGATCCCCATAAACATCCCGATGCCCAGATGTTCCCGGAGATCACCCCCCGTGAAATGCTGGAAATGCTGGCGGATAAGGAGATGAAGGCCGGGACCTATGAGTTCCTGGATAAAACCGCCATACAGATCATCGGGCGGTCCCGGATAAAAACAGTCATTTTCAATGGAGAAAACCCTGAAAACCTTAAAAAAGCCCTGAATGATAATATTGGCACATTGATTGTGCCTAACACTGCGTGA
- the cas6 gene encoding CRISPR-associated endoribonuclease Cas6, translating into MRLKISLASKNGNYLIPYNYNHILSAIIYRKIADLDLAAKLHFSKDFKFFTFSQIFAPQFKRIKQGIISKDGKLEFYISSPNDELIKSLVEGHLENSEVDFKGDKLWVEQIELLKKPDFSDVEIIKMKTLSPVMARIKREIDGKLKIWDLEPGDERFYEGIQKNLINKYTSFYGDYDGDLWVRIRPDMNSARRRRINIKGNYHRCFMMNFEMEADPRLIEFAYDCGLGEKNSMGFGMVENL; encoded by the coding sequence ATGAGATTAAAAATTAGCTTAGCCTCAAAAAATGGTAATTATTTAATTCCTTATAATTACAACCATATTCTTTCTGCTATTATTTATCGTAAGATAGCTGACCTTGATCTGGCAGCTAAACTCCATTTTTCCAAGGATTTTAAGTTTTTCACTTTTTCACAGATTTTTGCCCCCCAATTTAAGCGAATTAAGCAGGGTATTATTTCAAAAGACGGTAAATTAGAATTTTATATCAGTTCCCCCAATGATGAACTCATTAAAAGTCTGGTGGAAGGTCATCTGGAGAATTCTGAAGTTGATTTTAAGGGGGATAAACTGTGGGTAGAACAGATCGAACTTTTAAAGAAACCAGATTTCAGTGATGTTGAAATCATTAAAATGAAAACCTTATCCCCGGTTATGGCCCGGATAAAACGGGAAATTGATGGGAAGCTAAAGATTTGGGATCTGGAACCGGGAGATGAGCGGTTCTATGAGGGTATTCAGAAGAACCTTATAAACAAATACACATCATTCTACGGGGATTACGATGGTGACCTGTGGGTGAGGATAAGGCCGGATATGAACTCAGCCAGAAGACGCAGGATAAACATTAAAGGCAATTACCACCGATGCTTCATGATGAATTTCGAAATGGAAGCAGATCCCCGGCTTATAGAGTTTGCTTATGACTGTGGTTTGGGTGAAAAGAATAGTATGGGCTTTGGGATGGTTGAAAACTTATGA
- a CDS encoding TIGR02556 family CRISPR-associated protein, giving the protein MLKAVGELGEYIITEEELSPEEIFSQKNKLSKIQKVVCVVFDEKDNNLEYSGVHSEKYDSTKSDKYLYRIFNHRRYDLTPTARMASVEKVKKRWELWFGEYSKNYSNDKLIKSLREEFDKNKDEIFEDISKQFDELDKKEKKNTILTIKIKDNEEKYVGDFKIFRDIFREEAKKKFFTRKYGKEIESKGLGKCNLCEEECEVYGFASPFSIFTVDKRGFAPNFSQTDSWKQLPICERCALSLVAGREFIDTNLSKNFYGYKFYIIPHFTFNDINKNVIGEIKESGSIKYAKILLSSEEEIVDTIQDNKDIISLIFVFYKQKQGDYFDILKYVEDVPPSWINALFTTFEDVKTESIFKEEYLRQIFSEKWVNDFNEASFNGKNVWRKTPNLSSLIRTFFPASKRSGVYDKYFIDIIGDILAQIPINRNFLIKSFLKELRDKHANNEKFSETIISLQSLYLLIFLYKLNLIKGGVNIEEKTSINTSEPAKIKEFFKNHETAFNSYSKRAVFLEGVLAKYLMDIQYAQRKSAPFRSKLYGLKLDERKMRKLLPQIIEKLREYKKAYSNLEQLTSEYLLKTEENGWDISKDEISYYFTLGLNLGGIFKGKGDENE; this is encoded by the coding sequence ATGTTAAAAGCTGTTGGAGAGTTGGGTGAATATATTATAACAGAAGAAGAATTAAGTCCTGAAGAAATCTTTTCACAGAAAAATAAATTATCTAAAATACAAAAAGTGGTGTGCGTTGTTTTTGATGAAAAAGACAATAATTTAGAATATTCAGGAGTTCACAGCGAAAAATACGATTCAACAAAATCCGATAAGTATCTTTATAGAATATTTAATCATCGTCGATATGATCTGACCCCTACAGCTAGAATGGCTTCTGTTGAAAAAGTTAAAAAAAGATGGGAACTGTGGTTTGGAGAATATTCAAAAAATTATAGTAATGATAAACTTATAAAATCTCTGAGAGAAGAATTTGATAAAAATAAGGATGAAATATTCGAAGATATCTCTAAACAGTTTGATGAATTAGATAAAAAAGAAAAAAAGAACACTATACTCACAATAAAAATTAAGGATAATGAAGAAAAGTATGTTGGTGATTTCAAAATCTTTAGAGACATTTTTAGGGAAGAAGCAAAGAAAAAATTCTTCACTCGTAAATATGGTAAAGAAATAGAATCAAAAGGATTAGGAAAATGTAATCTATGTGAAGAAGAATGCGAAGTTTATGGATTTGCTTCTCCATTTTCTATTTTTACTGTTGATAAGAGAGGATTTGCTCCCAACTTTTCGCAAACAGATTCATGGAAACAATTGCCCATTTGTGAACGATGCGCACTATCTCTAGTTGCAGGACGTGAATTTATTGATACAAACCTTTCGAAGAATTTTTACGGTTACAAATTTTACATCATTCCACATTTTACTTTTAATGATATTAATAAAAATGTAATCGGAGAAATAAAAGAGTCCGGAAGTATTAAATACGCAAAAATTTTGCTGAGTTCAGAAGAAGAAATTGTAGACACTATCCAAGATAATAAAGACATTATTAGCTTAATTTTTGTTTTTTATAAACAAAAACAGGGGGATTATTTTGACATATTAAAATATGTGGAAGACGTTCCACCATCTTGGATAAACGCACTATTCACAACATTTGAAGATGTTAAAACTGAATCTATTTTTAAAGAAGAATATTTAAGACAAATATTCAGCGAAAAATGGGTTAATGATTTCAACGAAGCTTCATTTAATGGAAAAAATGTTTGGAGAAAAACTCCAAACTTAAGTAGTTTAATAAGGACTTTTTTCCCTGCTTCAAAACGTTCCGGAGTTTATGACAAATATTTCATCGATATAATTGGTGATATTTTAGCCCAAATTCCAATAAACAGAAATTTCTTGATTAAATCCTTTTTAAAAGAACTAAGAGACAAACATGCTAATAACGAAAAGTTTTCCGAAACTATTATCTCTTTACAATCTCTTTACCTACTTATTTTCCTTTATAAACTGAATTTAATAAAAGGAGGTGTTAACATAGAGGAAAAAACAAGTATAAATACTTCTGAACCTGCAAAAATAAAAGAATTCTTTAAAAACCATGAAACAGCCTTCAACTCTTATTCTAAACGGGCTGTATTTTTAGAAGGTGTTTTAGCTAAATATCTTATGGATATTCAATATGCTCAAAGGAAATCCGCACCTTTCAGGTCTAAATTGTATGGATTAAAACTTGATGAAAGAAAAATGAGAAAGTTACTACCCCAAATTATTGAAAAATTAAGAGAATATAAAAAAGCATATTCAAATTTGGAACAATTAACTTCAGAATATTTATTAAAAACAGAGGAAAATGGGTGGGACATATCAAAAGATGAAATTAGTTATTATTTTACATTAGGACTTAATTTAGGTGGAATCTTTAAAGGTAAAGGTGATGAAAATGAGTGA
- the cas7b gene encoding type I-B CRISPR-associated protein Cas7/Csh2 — protein sequence MSEVVKNRSEIIFLYDIENANPNGDPMDENRPRIDEETEINIVTDVRLKRTIRDYLYKFLNEEIFIIEEINADGTQKTREDRLKDLKIKSKEDGIKLLEKYIDLRLFGATIAVKNLTSTWIGPVQFKFGKSLHKVEPKTIKGTSVMPSKENVTRGTFIETQILPYSLISFYGIINENAAKSTGLSEADVDLLMDGLWNGTKNIITRSKIGQMPRLLLRVIYKEDNFHIGDLDKKIKLVLAEDIGEKSLRSISEAELNISELVETINSNKDKIERVEFEVNGLKLNSDLKTSFEVEIKELNL from the coding sequence ATGAGTGAAGTTGTTAAAAACAGATCTGAAATAATTTTTTTATACGACATCGAGAATGCTAATCCAAATGGAGATCCAATGGACGAAAATAGGCCTAGAATCGATGAAGAAACCGAAATAAATATAGTTACAGATGTAAGGCTTAAAAGAACTATTAGAGATTATTTATATAAATTTTTAAATGAAGAAATTTTTATAATAGAAGAAATTAATGCAGATGGAACACAAAAAACTCGAGAAGATCGTCTTAAAGATCTTAAAATAAAATCAAAAGAAGATGGAATTAAATTACTCGAAAAATATATTGATTTGAGGCTTTTTGGAGCTACAATTGCTGTTAAAAACCTGACTTCGACTTGGATAGGGCCCGTTCAGTTCAAATTTGGAAAATCTCTGCATAAAGTAGAACCAAAAACTATCAAAGGAACTAGTGTGATGCCCTCTAAAGAAAATGTTACAAGAGGAACTTTCATTGAAACTCAAATTCTCCCCTATTCCTTGATTTCATTTTATGGTATAATAAACGAAAATGCCGCTAAAAGTACAGGTCTATCTGAAGCTGATGTTGATTTACTTATGGATGGACTTTGGAATGGAACTAAAAACATAATTACAAGATCTAAAATTGGGCAAATGCCCAGATTGTTGTTAAGAGTAATTTATAAAGAAGATAATTTCCATATCGGAGATCTCGATAAAAAAATTAAACTTGTTCTAGCTGAAGATATTGGAGAAAAAAGTTTAAGAAGCATCTCCGAAGCTGAATTAAATATTTCTGAATTAGTAGAAACAATTAACTCAAATAAAGATAAAATTGAGCGAGTTGAATTTGAAGTTAATGGTTTGAAACTTAATTCAGACTTAAAAACTTCATTTGAAGTAGAAATAAAGGAATTAAATTTATAA
- the cas5b gene encoding type I-B CRISPR-associated protein Cas5b, which translates to MALNKALVFDIWGDYGHFRKMETTTSPLTYSIPTGTAISGLVAAILGLQRDSYYDTLSRENFEFSIRIMKPIKKIRLNINIIKTDAGFYLWDIKGTPRSPTPYEFLKTPHYRVYLRFRETKMHEKLKYYLESHKTIYTPYLGISELIANFNYVGEFDIIAKEAKNSQIDSVISKNDVKVKIDDLKEGMRWSNENMPLYMNSERCVKEYSNVLLEQTGRPITIETGSFWRIGEENVIFL; encoded by the coding sequence ATGGCATTGAATAAAGCACTTGTATTTGATATTTGGGGAGACTATGGGCATTTTCGTAAAATGGAGACAACAACATCTCCCCTTACTTATTCTATTCCCACGGGTACAGCAATTAGTGGCTTGGTCGCAGCCATATTAGGATTGCAGAGAGACTCTTACTATGACACTCTCTCAAGAGAAAATTTTGAATTTTCGATTAGAATAATGAAACCAATAAAAAAAATTCGATTAAACATTAACATCATAAAAACGGATGCCGGATTTTATTTGTGGGATATAAAAGGCACTCCACGTTCTCCAACTCCCTATGAATTTCTAAAAACACCTCATTACAGAGTTTACCTCCGATTTAGAGAGACAAAAATGCATGAAAAACTTAAATATTATCTTGAAAGCCATAAAACAATATATACCCCTTATTTAGGCATCAGTGAACTGATTGCTAATTTTAATTATGTTGGAGAATTTGATATAATTGCTAAAGAAGCAAAAAATAGCCAAATAGATAGTGTAATAAGTAAAAATGATGTCAAAGTTAAAATTGATGATTTAAAAGAGGGAATGAGGTGGAGTAATGAAAATATGCCATTATACATGAATTCAGAAAGATGTGTCAAAGAATATTCAAATGTCTTGTTGGAACAAACTGGAAGACCTATTACAATTGAAACTGGTTCTTTTTGGAGGATTGGAGAAGAAAATGTCATTTTCTTATAA
- the cas3 gene encoding CRISPR-associated helicase Cas3' — protein sequence MKLVLFGGLEKKMSFSYKLKSHPEKRLVDHLCNVAKLSKNIVNSKIIENKDLISKIAYLNGISHDFGKSTTFFQIYIHNHEKNSKFTYHSFVSSFFGYYLVKDYLKKNGVYDEFWYLPAISWIVINKHHGNIKNLKHNEIPKLNENNKIDVVVEQIKDINKNHLDEINHIYEDILSYSEIQDFFHVLITKNPKFTEDIRSNVKKLFREKKLEYYFWILFFYSILLDADKLDASETPIPKRVEILEKDLVDQYKAVKFKDHEKINQIREMAYQEVNSQLPEIDLRKDRIFSINLPTGVGKTLTSFSFALGLQDKVQDEKGFNPKIIYSLPFLSIIDQNSSVISEILAGRDGKGWEQLFEMDKEEKEKYVEENTPSNLLLKHHHLIDIKYKEEKNNELNVIENINKSLLLTEGWHSEVVITTFIQFFHSLITNKNRAARKFHNMINSIIILDEIQAIPNGYWLLLNNMLKYLASKFNCWIILITATKPLIFDKKEIKELVKNRDMYFEAFDRVNFNFDLNEKDFDDFKEEIFDEIIEKKDNDIMVVLNTINSAKELYNHLKERLSEEYKLTDKERLVDNDGICKFNGFELINMTTHVLPRYRLKRIDRIKHDKKRKIIITTQLVEAGVDVSVDIIYRDLAPLDSIIQTAGRCNRNDEGKKGSFNTIVLKDENKRFHEYVYDSVLIDATKEIMTRTGGSISEKDFTMNAADEYYRLIKERGSYDDSRQIMEHLIRLEFSDTSKFQLIKNDIPKTSVFIEINEEAKKIREYMEEIQTELKRFERKNKLLEIKKDINLFTLSISCNKKMEDEIGHLPYIGRIEDYKYVPKKDLEEWYRLDVGFCPPTNDIDMRMI from the coding sequence TTGAAACTGGTTCTTTTTGGAGGATTGGAGAAGAAAATGTCATTTTCTTATAAATTGAAATCTCACCCTGAAAAGAGATTAGTAGACCATCTTTGTAACGTTGCCAAATTATCTAAAAATATTGTAAATTCAAAAATTATTGAAAATAAAGATTTAATATCCAAAATAGCTTACTTAAATGGCATTTCACATGATTTTGGAAAGTCTACTACTTTTTTTCAGATATATATCCATAACCATGAAAAAAATAGCAAATTTACATATCATAGTTTCGTTTCATCATTTTTTGGATATTATTTAGTAAAAGATTATTTAAAAAAAAACGGAGTATATGATGAATTTTGGTATTTACCTGCAATTTCGTGGATTGTTATAAACAAACATCATGGGAATATTAAAAACTTAAAGCATAATGAAATTCCTAAACTTAATGAGAATAATAAAATTGATGTGGTTGTTGAACAAATAAAAGATATAAATAAAAACCATTTAGACGAAATAAACCATATTTACGAAGATATATTGTCTTATTCTGAAATACAAGACTTTTTTCATGTATTAATAACTAAAAACCCAAAATTTACAGAAGATATACGTAGCAATGTTAAAAAGCTATTTAGAGAGAAAAAGTTAGAATATTACTTTTGGATTCTCTTTTTTTATTCTATTTTACTCGATGCAGATAAACTAGATGCTTCCGAAACTCCAATTCCTAAAAGAGTTGAAATACTAGAAAAAGATTTAGTAGATCAGTATAAAGCTGTTAAATTTAAAGATCACGAGAAAATCAATCAGATAAGAGAAATGGCTTATCAAGAAGTAAATTCGCAGCTTCCAGAAATAGATTTAAGAAAAGACAGAATATTTTCAATAAATCTTCCCACGGGGGTTGGGAAAACATTAACTAGTTTTTCATTTGCTTTAGGTCTTCAGGATAAAGTTCAGGACGAAAAAGGTTTTAATCCAAAAATAATATATTCATTGCCATTTTTGAGTATTATCGATCAAAACAGTTCAGTTATTTCTGAAATTTTAGCTGGAAGAGATGGTAAAGGGTGGGAACAATTATTTGAAATGGATAAAGAGGAAAAAGAGAAATATGTTGAAGAGAATACACCTTCAAATTTACTTTTAAAGCATCATCATTTAATTGATATCAAATATAAAGAAGAAAAAAATAATGAACTCAATGTTATTGAAAATATAAATAAATCATTGCTTCTAACTGAAGGTTGGCATTCTGAAGTAGTTATTACAACTTTTATCCAGTTTTTTCACAGTTTAATTACCAATAAGAATAGAGCGGCTAGAAAATTTCATAATATGATTAACTCTATAATTATTTTAGATGAGATACAGGCAATTCCAAATGGATACTGGCTTTTGTTAAATAACATGTTGAAATATCTTGCATCAAAATTTAATTGTTGGATCATATTAATAACAGCCACCAAACCACTTATTTTTGACAAAAAAGAAATCAAAGAACTTGTAAAAAATAGAGATATGTACTTTGAAGCCTTCGATAGAGTTAATTTTAATTTTGATTTAAATGAAAAAGATTTTGATGATTTTAAAGAAGAAATTTTCGACGAAATTATTGAAAAAAAAGACAATGACATTATGGTAGTGTTAAACACGATTAATTCTGCTAAAGAGTTATATAATCATTTAAAAGAAAGACTTTCTGAAGAATATAAACTAACTGATAAGGAAAGACTTGTAGATAACGATGGAATTTGTAAGTTCAATGGGTTTGAACTTATAAATATGACTACTCATGTTCTGCCGAGATATCGTCTAAAAAGGATTGATCGCATTAAACATGATAAAAAAAGGAAAATTATTATAACAACACAATTAGTAGAAGCAGGCGTAGATGTCAGCGTAGACATTATTTATCGTGATTTAGCACCTTTAGATTCAATAATCCAGACAGCAGGACGATGCAATAGAAATGATGAAGGGAAAAAAGGTTCATTTAATACGATTGTATTGAAAGATGAAAACAAAAGATTTCATGAATATGTCTATGATTCTGTCCTCATTGATGCTACCAAAGAAATCATGACTAGAACGGGTGGAAGTATATCCGAAAAAGATTTCACTATGAATGCAGCTGATGAATATTACCGTTTAATTAAAGAAAGAGGTAGTTATGATGATTCTAGGCAGATTATGGAACATTTAATACGATTAGAATTTTCCGACACTTCTAAATTCCAATTAATTAAAAACGACATACCAAAAACATCCGTTTTTATAGAAATTAATGAAGAAGCTAAAAAAATCAGGGAATACATGGAAGAAATACAAACAGAATTGAAAAGATTCGAAAGAAAAAATAAGCTTTTAGAAATAAAAAAGGACATTAATTTATTTACACTATCAATTAGTTGTAATAAAAAAATGGAAGATGAAATAGGGCATTTACCTTACATTGGAAGAATTGAAGATTATAAATATGTTCCTAAAAAGGATTTAGAAGAATGGTACAGATTAGATGTGGGGTTTTGTCCACCCACAAATGATATTGACATGAGAATGATTTAA
- a CDS encoding AbrB/MazE/SpoVT family DNA-binding domain-containing protein — protein sequence MTSETKISKGFQTVVPSDIRKKFDVGPGDILEWRPTENGVEIKFRKKVTFQDIAGMVKGKPTDAVELKKKFQRGEKI from the coding sequence ATGACTTCAGAAACCAAAATCTCAAAGGGCTTTCAAACTGTAGTTCCCTCAGATATAAGAAAAAAGTTTGATGTTGGGCCGGGAGACATTTTAGAATGGAGACCTACTGAAAACGGAGTAGAAATCAAATTCCGTAAGAAAGTAACCTTTCAAGATATTGCAGGAATGGTAAAGGGCAAACCCACCGATGCTGTTGAACTTAAGAAGAAGTTCCAGAGGGGAGAAAAGATTTGA
- a CDS encoding type II toxin-antitoxin system VapC family toxin has translation MIFVDSSFFIALVLENDQWHDKALKLIPKLEKSQKMVSGLIISETVTIIGGRAGGKAGKMIYDNIKDNCKIFPQEQSLYDHAIYTYLQYDGTLSLTDSVTIEIMKNCNIQKIVSFDSDFDKVKGIQRIH, from the coding sequence TTGATATTCGTTGATTCTTCTTTTTTTATTGCCCTTGTCCTGGAAAATGACCAATGGCACGATAAAGCTCTGAAATTAATTCCTAAACTGGAAAAATCTCAAAAAATGGTATCTGGCCTTATAATCTCGGAGACTGTTACTATAATAGGGGGTAGAGCTGGTGGAAAAGCGGGTAAGATGATTTATGATAATATTAAGGATAATTGCAAGATATTCCCTCAGGAACAATCTCTTTACGACCATGCCATTTACACCTATCTTCAGTATGATGGAACTCTTTCTTTGACTGATTCAGTAACAATCGAGATTATGAAAAATTGCAATATCCAAAAGATAGTTTCTTTTGATTCTGATTTTGATAAAGTTAAAGGAATTCAAAGGATACATTAA
- the cas4 gene encoding CRISPR-associated protein Cas4: MFSDSEKELRIIGTQINYYFICKTKLWLFSHHIQMEQESELVSLGKTLHQDSYKRDKRDQTIDNLISFDFIRKGDVLEIHEVKKSKKMSKAHHYQLLYYLYYLKNKKGIENAIGIIDYPKLRRRETLKLDERNQQEIHNITKRIGNMLKEEMPAPSRRPACRRCAYYEFCFV, encoded by the coding sequence ATGTTCTCAGACTCAGAAAAAGAACTCAGAATAATTGGAACCCAGATCAATTACTATTTTATTTGCAAGACCAAATTATGGCTTTTTTCTCATCATATCCAGATGGAACAGGAGTCTGAACTTGTTTCACTGGGAAAGACACTCCACCAAGATTCCTATAAACGGGATAAAAGGGACCAAACCATTGATAACCTGATCAGTTTTGACTTCATACGTAAAGGAGATGTCCTGGAGATCCACGAGGTTAAAAAGAGCAAAAAGATGAGTAAAGCCCATCACTACCAGCTTCTCTATTACCTGTATTATCTAAAAAACAAGAAGGGAATTGAAAATGCCATAGGAATCATTGATTACCCTAAACTGAGGCGAAGAGAAACCCTAAAACTTGATGAGAGAAATCAACAGGAGATACATAATATTACCAAAAGAATAGGTAATATGCTTAAAGAGGAGATGCCTGCACCCAGTAGAAGACCGGCATGTCGCAGGTGTGCTTATTATGAGTTTTGTTTTGTGTAA
- the cas1b gene encoding type I-B CRISPR-associated endonuclease Cas1b, which yields MLKKNYYLMSDGILKRKENTLYFHNKDGKKPIPISKMYSIYSYGSLSFSSQAVHLLAKEGVPIHFFNYYGFYDGSFYPRETLLSGDLLIKQAENYLDHEKRIIIAGKFVEGAAHNMQKVLSYYKIENGIGEILNDLDSCREITEFMNVEGRIRAHYYEKMDLILPDGYKMEGRSRRPPENMINALMSFGNSLIYSTVLTEIYNTQLNPTISYLHEPSERRYSLALDLSEIFKPILVDRLIFYLINKKMLQEKDFERDLNYCLLNDQGRKKFIKEYDERLKKTIKHRKLNRKVSYRRLIRLEAYKLIKHLIGSEEYKPFVMWW from the coding sequence ATATTGAAAAAAAATTACTACCTGATGTCGGATGGAATCTTAAAAAGAAAAGAGAACACCCTTTATTTTCATAACAAGGATGGTAAAAAACCCATACCAATTAGCAAGATGTATTCTATCTACTCCTACGGTTCTCTGAGCTTCTCCTCCCAGGCAGTTCACCTTTTAGCCAAGGAAGGAGTGCCCATACACTTTTTTAACTATTACGGATTCTATGATGGTAGCTTTTACCCTCGAGAAACACTGTTATCGGGTGATCTGCTCATTAAACAGGCTGAAAATTACCTGGATCACGAAAAACGAATTATAATTGCAGGGAAATTTGTGGAAGGTGCAGCCCATAACATGCAGAAGGTTCTTTCCTACTACAAGATTGAGAATGGTATAGGTGAAATCTTAAATGATCTGGACTCCTGTAGGGAGATAACTGAATTCATGAATGTGGAAGGAAGGATACGCGCTCATTACTATGAAAAGATGGATTTAATATTACCTGATGGTTATAAAATGGAAGGCCGCAGCAGAAGACCTCCGGAGAATATGATCAATGCCCTAATGAGTTTCGGTAACTCCCTGATCTACTCCACCGTACTCACTGAGATCTACAACACCCAACTGAATCCCACAATATCTTATCTTCACGAGCCATCCGAAAGAAGATATTCTCTGGCACTGGATTTAAGTGAAATATTCAAACCTATACTGGTGGATAGACTGATATTTTATCTAATAAATAAGAAAATGCTGCAGGAAAAAGATTTTGAGCGTGACCTTAATTACTGCCTTTTAAATGATCAGGGAAGGAAAAAATTCATCAAAGAATATGATGAACGCCTGAAAAAAACCATTAAACATCGTAAACTTAATAGGAAAGTTTCATACCGCCGATTAATACGATTAGAAGCTTATAAATTAATTAAACATTTGATAGGTAGTGAGGAGTACAAACCATTTGTGATGTGGTGGTAA
- the cas2 gene encoding CRISPR-associated endonuclease Cas2 → MYAIIVYDIKVERVNKVKGYLRKHLNWIQNSVFEGDITLSELEIIKKGLKDIINKNEDSVIIFTVRSEKAFKRQVLGIEKAPISGIL, encoded by the coding sequence ATGTATGCCATTATTGTTTATGATATTAAGGTGGAAAGAGTCAATAAAGTCAAAGGATACCTCAGGAAACACCTTAACTGGATACAAAACTCGGTATTTGAGGGAGATATTACATTAAGTGAACTTGAAATAATCAAGAAGGGCTTAAAGGACATCATAAACAAGAATGAAGATTCTGTAATAATTTTTACAGTTAGAAGTGAGAAAGCATTTAAAAGACAGGTATTGGGGATTGAAAAAGCACCGATAAGCGGAATATTATAA